The Sphingopyxis fribergensis genome contains a region encoding:
- the arsC gene encoding arsenate reductase (glutaredoxin) (This arsenate reductase requires both glutathione and glutaredoxin to convert arsenate to arsenite, after which the efflux transporter formed by ArsA and ArsB can extrude the arsenite from the cell, providing resistance.) produces MTDIIIYHNPDCGTSRNALAMIRNAGIEPHVVEYLKTPPSRALLEQMIARAGIAPRALLREKGTPFTELGLGDESLDDDALIDAMMLHPILINRPIVVSPLGVKLCRPSEEVLDLIPARQRGGFAKEDGEQVVDHAGNRVGR; encoded by the coding sequence GTGACCGACATCATCATCTACCACAATCCCGATTGCGGAACGTCGCGCAACGCGCTGGCGATGATCCGCAACGCCGGTATCGAGCCGCACGTCGTCGAATATCTGAAGACACCGCCATCGCGCGCGCTGCTGGAACAAATGATAGCGCGCGCGGGCATCGCGCCCCGCGCGCTCCTCCGCGAGAAAGGGACGCCTTTTACCGAACTCGGTCTCGGCGACGAAAGTCTCGACGACGACGCACTCATCGACGCCATGATGCTGCATCCGATACTCATCAACCGGCCGATCGTGGTCTCGCCGCTCGGCGTGAAGCTCTGCCGCCCCTCTGAGGAGGTGCTCGACCTCATCCCGGCGCGCCAGCGCGGCGGCTTCGCCAAGGAAGATGGCGAGCAGGTCGTCGACCACGCCGGCAATCGCGTCGGACGCTGA
- a CDS encoding ArsR/SmtB family transcription factor, with protein sequence MNSDSALSALAALAHPTRLNAFRLLVQHEPDGLSTGQLVNASGLSQSTFSTHLAVLAKAGLVTSEKRGRQINQRAEIDTLKGLMLFLAKDCCQGRPELCEPLLAELACC encoded by the coding sequence ATGAACAGCGATTCGGCACTGTCGGCCTTGGCCGCCCTCGCACATCCCACGCGCCTCAACGCGTTCCGACTGCTGGTTCAGCACGAGCCGGACGGCCTTTCCACCGGCCAGCTCGTCAACGCGTCGGGTCTCTCGCAAAGCACCTTCTCGACGCATCTGGCGGTCCTTGCGAAAGCGGGGCTGGTGACGTCGGAGAAGCGCGGCCGGCAGATTAACCAGCGCGCCGAAATCGACACGCTGAAAGGCCTGATGCTCTTCCTAGCAAAGGACTGCTGCCAAGGGCGACCCGAGCTTTGTGAGCCGCTGCTCGCGGAACTTGCCTGCTGCTGA
- a CDS encoding tyrosine-type recombinase/integrase, with amino-acid sequence MSIITVCERRDARGLDAHVPLILRGDALYDPDLDRFFVDLPLAGIRSRHSLRAYAYDVAVWLRFLDACGTTIWDAARDDVTAYHRARRRGDAAQRISAASWNRAVASLDRLYRWGKSQGLIAEAPFSRRAIWRPAHGGRRGMIAARNDAYERTAKRSDVRFVTMDDYRIFRDVGLRGLALDGTERPGARDRNGLRNALFADLLVTTGLRLEEASGLLADELAAIDHDHDQAQQLWLRLPPPLTKGDRGRSVLVPRRLLRQITAYVAVERAAGVTKFAARDGAARFERPIHVTRAGLDRMRDVCTPEERCRLILCDEDGTPREPVALWLTEVGQPVRPNSWEVIFTRACKRCEENGFPLSISPHQLRHTFAVHMLALLIQQRLREAALPVGPVETYRLILGDPLQQVQRLLGHASLATTYVYLDHIATRADTVDAAVEELLALLPGPQGA; translated from the coding sequence GTGTCGATCATTACCGTTTGCGAGCGCCGCGACGCCAGGGGGCTCGACGCGCATGTGCCGCTGATCCTGCGGGGAGACGCTCTCTATGATCCCGATCTCGACCGCTTCTTTGTCGACCTGCCGCTAGCGGGGATCCGCTCGCGCCATTCGCTGCGCGCCTACGCCTATGACGTTGCGGTGTGGCTTCGCTTCCTCGATGCCTGCGGCACGACGATATGGGACGCGGCCCGCGACGATGTGACCGCCTATCACCGCGCGCGGCGGCGCGGCGACGCCGCCCAGCGGATCAGCGCGGCAAGCTGGAACCGGGCAGTCGCCAGCCTCGATCGCCTCTACCGCTGGGGTAAGAGCCAAGGGCTGATTGCCGAAGCGCCGTTCAGTCGGCGCGCTATATGGCGACCGGCGCATGGGGGGCGTCGGGGCATGATCGCCGCGCGCAACGACGCCTATGAACGCACTGCCAAGCGATCGGATGTGCGGTTCGTCACGATGGACGACTACCGCATTTTCCGCGACGTCGGTCTGCGCGGCCTCGCCCTTGACGGTACGGAACGCCCCGGCGCTCGCGATCGCAACGGGCTGCGCAACGCGCTGTTCGCCGATCTTCTCGTCACAACCGGCCTGCGTCTCGAAGAGGCGTCGGGCCTGCTCGCCGATGAGCTTGCGGCCATCGATCACGACCACGATCAGGCTCAGCAGCTTTGGCTGCGCCTGCCGCCGCCGCTCACCAAGGGCGACCGCGGACGCAGCGTCCTGGTCCCGCGCCGGCTCCTTCGTCAGATCACCGCCTATGTCGCCGTCGAGCGCGCCGCGGGCGTGACCAAGTTCGCCGCGCGCGACGGTGCGGCCAGGTTCGAGCGACCGATCCACGTCACCCGCGCCGGTCTCGACCGCATGCGCGATGTCTGCACCCCGGAGGAACGATGCCGCCTGATCCTGTGCGACGAGGATGGAACGCCCCGCGAGCCGGTGGCGCTATGGCTGACCGAGGTCGGGCAGCCTGTCCGCCCCAACTCGTGGGAGGTGATCTTCACCCGGGCCTGCAAGCGGTGCGAGGAGAACGGCTTCCCGCTGTCGATCAGCCCGCACCAGCTTCGCCACACCTTCGCAGTCCATATGCTCGCTCTGCTGATCCAGCAGCGACTGCGCGAGGCCGCACTGCCGGTGGGGCCGGTGGAGACCTATCGGCTGATCCTGGGCGACCCGCTGCAACAGGTGCAACGCCTGCTCGGCCACGCGAGCCTCGCCACCACCTATGTCTATCTCGACCATATCGCGACCCGCGCCGATACGGTGGATGCGGCCGTCGAGGAGCTGCTGGCGCTGTTGCCGGGACCGCAGGGCGCATGA
- a CDS encoding ArdC family protein, which yields MPTQVRADVYTRVTEAILAAIEAGTGNWRMPWHHSGADVTRPTNIASGKPYRGINTVSLWAAAYGGGYASGVWGTYRQWQDRGAQVRKGEQASLGVLWKEISRRDDEQDDEDGGKGRRLFARAFSLFNADQVDGYAPEPGPVLPESERLAAAEAFIAALGIDTVYGSSSAYYHLGEDRIYMPHFATFRSAHGFYGTHIHECAHASGAAHRLDRDFSARWTKDALAMEEATAELTASFLLADLGIAHDPRPDHAAYIASWLQVLKNDSRAIFTAASKAQAAADWMHAQQP from the coding sequence ATGCCAACTCAGGTACGAGCCGACGTCTATACTCGGGTCACCGAGGCGATCCTTGCAGCGATCGAAGCCGGTACGGGCAACTGGCGCATGCCATGGCATCACAGCGGCGCCGATGTCACCCGGCCGACCAACATCGCCAGCGGCAAGCCCTATCGCGGCATCAACACGGTGTCGCTCTGGGCGGCGGCCTATGGCGGCGGCTATGCGAGCGGGGTCTGGGGCACTTATCGTCAGTGGCAGGACCGCGGCGCCCAGGTCCGCAAGGGCGAGCAGGCCAGCCTCGGCGTCCTCTGGAAGGAGATCAGCCGGCGCGACGACGAGCAGGATGACGAAGATGGCGGCAAGGGACGGCGGCTCTTCGCCCGGGCGTTCAGCCTGTTCAACGCCGATCAGGTCGACGGCTACGCGCCCGAGCCCGGGCCGGTCCTGCCCGAGAGCGAGCGCCTTGCGGCCGCCGAGGCCTTCATCGCCGCGCTCGGTATCGACACGGTCTACGGGTCGAGCAGCGCCTATTACCATCTCGGCGAAGACCGCATCTACATGCCGCACTTCGCAACCTTCCGTAGCGCGCATGGATTCTACGGCACCCATATCCACGAGTGTGCCCATGCCAGCGGCGCGGCGCATCGGCTCGACCGGGATTTCAGCGCCAGGTGGACCAAGGACGCGCTCGCGATGGAGGAAGCGACCGCCGAGCTGACCGCCTCGTTCCTGCTTGCCGACCTCGGCATCGCGCACGATCCGCGTCCCGATCATGCCGCCTATATCGCCTCCTGGCTTCAGGTGCTGAAGAACGACAGCCGCGCGATCTTCACTGCGGCCAGCAAGGCGCAGGCGGCGGCCGATTGGATGCACGCCCAGCAGCCGTGA
- a CDS encoding MerR family transcriptional regulator: MAATAAIQIGELSRRTSCNIETIRYYERIGLLPVPPRRGRYRSYGREDVARLGFVRRARELGFTLDEVRALLGLAAGGQASCTEVRELAASHLQDVRARIADLRRMERVLADSVRACDAGQDPGCPLLDALGAEVRAA; this comes from the coding sequence ATGGCCGCAACCGCCGCGATCCAGATCGGCGAACTCTCGCGCCGTACCAGCTGCAACATCGAGACGATCCGCTATTACGAGCGGATCGGGCTGCTGCCCGTTCCGCCGCGGCGGGGCCGTTACCGCAGCTACGGTCGGGAGGACGTGGCTCGCCTGGGCTTCGTGCGCCGTGCGAGGGAGCTGGGCTTCACCCTTGACGAGGTGCGCGCCTTGCTCGGACTCGCGGCCGGCGGCCAGGCCTCCTGCACCGAAGTCCGCGAGCTCGCGGCGTCGCATCTGCAGGATGTGCGCGCGCGGATCGCGGACCTCAGGCGGATGGAACGGGTTCTGGCAGACTCGGTGCGAGCCTGCGATGCCGGTCAGGATCCGGGCTGTCCGCTGCTTGATGCGCTCGGCGCCGAGGTGCGGGCCGCGTGA
- a CDS encoding GDCCVxC domain-containing (seleno)protein, with protein MSDVVPELHSTLTCPHCGHQATETMPTNACQFFYDCRGCGAVLKPKQGDCCVFCSYGDVPCPPIQIEGKGASCCG; from the coding sequence ATGTCTGACGTCGTTCCGGAGCTGCACTCGACCCTGACCTGTCCGCACTGCGGACATCAGGCGACCGAGACGATGCCGACCAACGCATGCCAGTTTTTCTATGACTGCCGGGGCTGCGGCGCGGTCCTCAAGCCCAAGCAGGGCGATTGCTGCGTCTTTTGTTCCTATGGCGACGTTCCGTGTCCGCCGATCCAGATCGAGGGCAAGGGCGCGTCCTGCTGCGGCTGA
- the merB gene encoding mercuric reductase: MTLATPADAAPEPTVAFPDGTVVPDWTAVTAPSAHSALTALFAAFIGRRWHGIDSTEDEVRRAILRAYVTQGHAPAPVEIAAAVALPPGDVAAALHRLAGRDLVVLDGDGRVSGAYPFTDAPSEHQVEAAGITMGAMCALDALGICTIAPHASLIRSSCRQCRRSLAIHVHDRGCTLGDVVPEGILVWSGHRYTGGCAASSLCTQQAFFCHADHLEAWRMDGSVTARDGIRLTLREALQVGRAIFAPMLGGILPWPITT, encoded by the coding sequence GTGACGCTTGCCACCCCCGCTGACGCTGCCCCTGAACCGACGGTTGCATTCCCCGACGGCACCGTCGTCCCGGACTGGACTGCGGTCACCGCGCCAAGCGCCCATTCGGCCCTGACAGCGCTGTTCGCGGCATTTATCGGCCGCAGGTGGCATGGCATCGACAGCACCGAGGACGAGGTGCGGCGTGCCATCCTCCGGGCCTATGTCACCCAGGGCCACGCGCCGGCGCCGGTGGAGATCGCTGCCGCGGTTGCGCTCCCGCCCGGCGACGTGGCCGCAGCGCTCCACCGGCTCGCCGGACGTGATCTCGTGGTCCTCGACGGCGACGGCCGAGTGAGCGGCGCCTATCCTTTCACCGATGCTCCCAGTGAGCATCAGGTGGAGGCCGCGGGTATCACGATGGGAGCCATGTGCGCCCTCGACGCGCTGGGGATCTGCACGATCGCACCGCACGCCAGCCTCATCCGCTCGTCATGCCGCCAATGCCGGCGCTCGCTTGCGATCCATGTCCACGACCGGGGCTGCACCTTGGGCGACGTCGTGCCCGAGGGGATTCTCGTCTGGTCCGGTCATCGCTACACCGGCGGCTGTGCAGCGTCTTCGCTCTGCACTCAGCAGGCTTTCTTCTGCCATGCCGATCATCTTGAAGCCTGGCGTATGGACGGTTCCGTGACCGCCCGCGACGGCATTCGCCTGACCCTGCGCGAGGCCCTCCAGGTCGGCCGCGCGATCTTTGCACCGATGCTCGGAGGGATATTGCCATGGCCCATTACGACCTGA